One window of Vanessa cardui chromosome 5, ilVanCard2.1, whole genome shotgun sequence genomic DNA carries:
- the LOC124529784 gene encoding uncharacterized protein LOC124529784 yields MILIIWTVVLIAVLTLFLRQKYSKFSNYGIKHLSVVPFFGNMFKIFLLREHFVVEMERLYNKFSNERFVGRYEFIKPVVVLQDLELIKRVTVKDFEYFLDHRGFTDGPVEPLFARNLFSLKGQEWKDMRSTLSPAFTSSKIKLMIPFMEEVGEQMIRAIKKKLEESESGSMDIDVKDLTSRFTNDVIASCAFGLKVNSHADENNQFYEMGKTASTFKVRQMLFFIVMSIFPIFASILNLKLFSNETKNFFENLVMGTMKDREHRSIVRPDMIHLLMEAKKGRLTHDESNGINKEQDTGFATVEESSVGKKTINRVWSDTDLIAQAVLFFVAGFETVSIAMSFTLHELAINPEVQDRLVKEIKEYDAKNGGKLNFSSIQNMTYLDMVTSESLRLWPPMLALDRVCVKDYNMGKPNPSAIKDYIMRKGEILTIPVWNIHRDPKLFPNPHKFDPERFSEDNKHNINPMTYLPFGIGPRNCIGSRFALCELKVLLYLILLHNEVSISEKTRLPVRLAPESISPKIDGGHWLKFKARDMILLIWSIALIAMLALYLNQIYSRFSSYGVKHFTVVPLLGNMLNLALRKTFFAEEMDRLYKLYPKERFVGRYEFTRPVLVLQDLELIKTITVKDFEYFTDHRQFIDEEVEPLFGRNLFSIRGEEWKDMRSTLSPAFTSSKIKLMVPFMEEVGKQMIQALKKQIQESDSGSIEVDTRDLTSRYANDVIASCAFGLKVDSHTDKENQFYIMGKDIASFTLKKTMSLFIISIFPNLAKKFNLKLFNNVTKNFFIDLVTRTMKDRESRNIMRPDMIHLLMEAKKGQLTHDDKNKNDNQDTGFSTVEESSVGMKKVDRIWSDTDLIAQAILFFIAGFDTISTAMTFALYELALHPDIQERLVKEIKEHYEKNNGTLNINSIQNMTYMDMVTSEALRLWPPVAGLDRSCVKDYNMGKPNSEAVKDYIVRKGELVSIPVWSFHRDANIFPNPEKFDPERFSYENRHNINTLAYMPFGVGPRNCIGSRFALCEMKALLYQILLHIEISPSARTCIPAKLSCESFNLALVGGHWLKFKLRN; encoded by the exons ATGATCTTAATCATATGGACGGTCGTGCTGATAGCGGTACTTACACTGTTTCTCCGTCAGAAGTACTCGAAATTCAGTAACTATGGAATCAAGCATTTAAGCGTGGTCCCCTTTTTCGgcaatatgtttaaaatatttttactcagGGAACATTTCGTTGTAGAAATGGAAAGACTGTACAATAAATTTTCTAATGAAAG ATTTGTTGGACGGTATGAGTTTATCAAGCCTGTCGTTGTACTACAAGATCTTGAACTAATAAAAAGGGTCACTGTAAAAGATTTTGAATATTTCCTTGATCACCGAGGTTTCACTGATGGCCCGGTTGAACCGCTGTTTGCTAGAAATCTGTTCTCGTTAAAAG gaCAGGAATGGAAAGACATGCGTTCAACTCTAAGTCCTGCATTCACCAGttccaaaataaaactaatgataCCGTTCATGGAAGAAGTGGGAGAGCAAATGATACGAGCGATTAAGAAAAAACTTGAGGAGTCAGAAA gtggTTCCATGGATATAGATGTCAAAGACCTTACATCGCGTTTTACAAACGATGTAATCGCTTCCTGCGCCTTTGGTCTGAAAGTTAATTCCCACGCTGatgaaaataatcaattttatgaaATGGGAAAGACAGCTTCTACGTTTAAAGTTCGACAAatgttgttctttattgttaTGTCAATATTTCCGATTTTTGCAAGT atattaaatttgaaattattctcGAATGAAACTAAAAACTTCTTTGAAAACCTAGTAATGGGCACAATGAAAGACAGGGAGCATCGCAGCATTGTCAGACCTGACATGATTCATCTACTCATGGAGGCAAAAAAAG GTCGGCTAACCCACGATGAAAGCAACGGTATTAACAAAGAGCAAGATACTGGCTTTGCTACTGTAGAAGAATCGTCTGTTGGCAAGAAAACCATCAACAGAG TATGGTCTGACACCGATCTCATCGCTCAGGCTGTGTTATTTTTCGTTGCTGGATTTGAAACCGTATCAATAGCGATGTCATTTACTCTGCACGAGCTGGCAATTAATCCTGAAGTCCAAGATCGCCTGGTAAAAGAAATCAAGGAGTATGATGCCAAAAATGGCGGAAAACTAAACTTCAGTTCCATCCAGAACATGACATACTTAGATATGGTAACGTCTG AATCACTTAGATTATGGCCTCCAATGTTAGCTCTGGATCGAGTTTGTGTTAAGGATTATAATATGGGAAAACCTAATCCTTCGGCAATTAAGGATTACATT ATGCGTAAAGGAGAAATACTTACAATACCAGTTTGGAATATCCACCGTGATCCAAAATTATTTCCGAACCCACACAAGTTTGATCCTGAACGATTTTCCGAAGACAACAAGCACAATATTAATCCCATGACATACTTGCCCTTCGGTATTGGTCCACGAAATTGTATAG GTTCAAGATTTGCTCTATGCGAGCTAAAGGTATTGCTATACCTAATTCTGCTACATAATGAAGTTTCAATATCAGAAAAAACTCGTCTTCCTGTGAGACTGGCACCCGAATCTATAAGTCCTAAAATTGATGGCGGTCATTGGTTAAAATTTAAGGCCCGTGAT ATGATTTTACTAATATGGAGTATCGCGCTGATCGCAATGCTGGCTCTGTATCTCAATCAGATATACTCCAGGTTCAGTAGTTATGGAGTCAAGCATTTCACGGTGGTTCCATTATTAGGAAACATGTTAAATCTGGCTCTTCGGAAGACATTTTTCGCTGAAGAAATGGATCGACTGTATAAACTCTATCCAAAAGAAAG GTTTGTTGGGAGATATGAGTTTACAAGACCCGTTTTAGTTCTACAAGatcttgaattaattaaaaccatCACCGTAAAAGATTTCGAATATTTCACCGATCACCGACAATTTATCGACGAGGAAGTCGAACCACTATTCGGCAGAAATTTATTCTCGATACGag GTGAAGAATGGAAAGACATGCGTTCAACTTTAAGTCCAGCGTTCACAagctctaaaataaaattaatggtaCCTTTCATGGAGGAAGTGGGCAAGCAAATGATTCAAGCATTGAAGAAGCAAATTCAAGAGTCTGATT ccGGCAGTATCGAAGTAGATACCAGGGACTTGACATCGCGTTATGCGAACGATGTAATCGCTTCCTGTGCGTTTGGTCTAAAAGTCGATTCACACACAGACAAAGAAAATCAGTTCTATATAATGGGAAAAGATATTGCATCGTTCACTTTGAAAAAGACTATgagtttatttatcatttccATTTTTCCTAATCTTGCAAAG AAATTCAACTTGAAGTTGTTCAATAATGTTACGAAGAACTTCTTCATCGATTTGGTAACGAGGACGATGAAAGATAGAGAGAGCCGTAATATCATGAGACCAGACATGATTCATCTGCTAATGGAAGCTAAGAAAG GTCAACTTACCCacgatgataaaaataaaaatgataatcaaGATACCGGCTTCTCTACCGTCGAAGAATCATCAGTGGGCATGAAAAAGGTCGACAGAA TATGGTCTGACACCGATCTTATTGCCCAGGCAATATTATTCTTCATTGCTGGTTTTGATACAATATCAACGGCTATGACATTCGCACTGTACGAGCTGGCTCTTCATCCGGACATCCAGGAACGCCTCGTAAAGGAGATCAAGGAGCATTACGAAAAAAATAACGGCACGCTGAACATAAATTCCATTCAGAATATGACGTATATGGACATGGTGACGTCAG aaGCACTAAGATTGTGGCCACCAGTAGCAGGTTTAGATAGATCTTGTGTCAAAGACTATAACATGGGAAAACCTAACAGCGAAGCAGTTAAGGATTACATT GTACGTAAAGGAGAACTCGTTTCAATACCAGTATGGTCGTTTCACCGCGATGCGAACATATTTCCGAATCCAGAGAAATTTGACCCCGAACGCTTCTCCTATGAGAACAGACACAACATCAACACCTTAGCATATATGCCTTTCGGTGTTGGACCCAGAAATTGTATAG GTTCCAGGTTTGCTCTGTGTGAAATGAAGGCTCTTCTGTACCAGATTCTTCTCCATATCGAAATTTCACCATCAGCGAGAACCTGTATTCCTGCGAAACTTTCGTGCGAATCGTTCAACCTTGCTTTGGTAGGCGGTCATTggttaaagtttaaattacgTAATTGA